aaagctttaatTTTTTAGTCCAGTGTATGACGCTGTACATGCAGTCAGTAGCTGCTAACCTTGGCTGTCAGGCAGCTCAATAAAACACACTTGTTTGTATTTTctcccggtgtgtgtgtttgtaggttTTCTCCTAGTTCCTCCTCCAGTGCCATGATTTAAAAGTGTAGCATTACATTGTAATACACCTGTTAAACACACATAGAAAAGTATTTCCAAATGCATTGTCACCATGGCAGTTTGAGACGAGTTTCTAGTTTAtccagcagagacagaaatACATTTCCACTCTCTGCAGAAACactccttcagtttttttttttttccacacaaactGCATCCTGCCAGCATAAGTCTCTAAAATGGACTAGATGAAGTAGACGTCAAGCACCTGTGTGGATGAAGCTGGAACACTGGCAAGTGGACCTTCCTGCGGTTTTAATTCAAAACAAGTGGCTGGCATGCTGTCAAATGCTGATGGCTGTTTTCAACAATTTACTACTCAAAAGCTTCCAAAGTAGCTTGTTGAAAGACTTGAAACAACTGCTTTACATTCAGTTTAACTTCAACAAAGTCTAAATGTCTGGTTTTGGAAAAGGgtttcaaaagaaaagcaagCCAATCTTCCTGCACAGGGAACATTTTTGATGATCAAGCATCTGCCATCAAAATATCCTCAGTGACTGCCTTCACAACACTAAGAGCCTCTTTGAGGATAAACAGAATAATgcaagataaataaatgaataaatagaaaaaagaaaatatatactCCTCAGAAAACTGTGGCCCTATTGATGTGCAGTTGAGCTACTTGTCGTTttaatacacaaacacaaagttacCTGAAAGTAGGTCTTGTAAACTTTCATAAAATAAGACAGTCTTTTGATTCCCATCAGTCACTTGAGCTGACACGGTCACACAATCATCTTGCTCTGTGATACAGGACAACTTGAACCAAATAACCATGTAGACTTCTTCTTAACTCGCATAACTAGGCTAGAACTTAATGAAGTATGCGCTTGTCTTCATAATCTGCCATCAAAATGTTGGCGAGCATTGCTGCCAGGGTATTTCAAATAGGCCAAAAAGTCTGATTTGTTCCCACAAATGTTGATAACAAATTACCACACGTGTAAAAAATTGGCAtcgctgctgttgtttttttaaaagataattACCCTGTAGACAGATTTTAAACAGGAGCCTGTAGTCCCAGTGGAGCCTTTACATTAGGAAAACTGGGTTGCAGATTGTATAAGAGGCAGCTTGTTTGATGTTGTCTAACGGAAATAAAGGCAGGACTTGTTACTTACATTAACACTAATTGCATGTATATACTGGCACATAGAAAGAGAGCTGCTCCTCATGTCTTTGTACATATGTTATCAAAGTGATGTTGTTGATTCTGAAGTGAGGGGTCAGAGAAGCACAGTGCTAATGAGTCCACATCATTTTTACCAAAGTGTTCGAAAAGAAAATTaggacacccacacacacgtgcacctGTTTGAACAGCtgtatacatattaataaacttATATTAGCATAACTAGCTCAAACCGCCTACTACAATGATTGACGGACCACTGGACCAGTCAGGACTCAGTATCCTCAACGTCAGCGTACGTAACGCTTACGAATCATCGCGTATGCGGAAGTGGTGTTCGAGTTGATGATAATTACTTCTTGAATGTCCCTGCTTTGTAAAAGGTACAGtttatacagtttttttttttaaatgatgataTATATATGTAGCAGTACGCGTTGTCCGACGCTGTTTGGTCGAGCTGGTGTTAAACGCGTTATGTTGACTGATGAGTGTCGCGCGGTGTTAACTGTGTTTGGCTAAGCTAACGGGTACCGGCGGGTACCGGGTACCGCGGGGCTCTTATGAACACATCCACTCGGTGACCTCGGATTAAAGTTGTCAATAACAGCGATCGGATGTGACTTACTTTCTGCCAGGTGTCATCATGGCAAAACAGCCGATGGGGAAGACGCTGCTGAGGAATGTAATCCGCCACACAGACGCTCACAACAAGGTGAGCTTCCATTCATGTGCTGATCGAGACAAGCTCGTCCGGTTTATTACAGCTGAAACCAAGCAAAAATATCGATGCTTTATTATTCTGTTTAAATCCTGATCTCACTTTGTTATATGTTAGAGGTATATGTTGAATCTAACCATCATTTGTGCTCGTTGAAATGTCTTTATAAAGCAACAAAGTGTGTCATAACATGACAAAGAACATATCAATGATCAtagttccattttttttcatgatataATCAGTGCGATTCTCTTTGATAGCTAAATCAAAGTGCATGTGAAAAATTGTAGTattgtaataataatagtaTTATTACAGTCTGAAGACCCTGGAAAGTCTTGAAAACGGTCATTTAACCTATTGACTGAGAATAATACCTGAACTTCACCCTCTGTAATTTACAAATCACAGGTACTAGTCAGTATAATGAATGCTTGGGATTTCCAGACTcttcaaatgcatttttctgttAAGCAGAACTGGAATATTTGTGCATACTGGCATTTCTACTTTAATGAAAGAGTCAGAGCATTTCTTTCACTGCTGTCAGTAACGTGGTGTAATGTGTCCGCCCTGCCAGGAATTTTGCATCTGTTTTTAATGgagctgctttgttttcatttttcattcctgATCATGTTATTGTTTATTGACATATGAGTGAaggcaaaattaaaaaagaaaatagaatgttattttgtttgttaagtCAAAGTGATGTTGCGGACAAAATCTGCTTTTGCAGTAACCTTACacatcacaaaaacaagcagcgttttatttctatatgtgtataaatgtatatctgtatatatatgtatgtgtgtatatatatacacacacacacatatatatatatatatatatatatatgtatatatatatatatatatatatatatatatatatatatatatatatatatatatatatacacatacacaaacTTCTTTCCTCTTGGTGTCTAGTTTATATTGTATGCACATAACCGAACATCTGACTGGTGAATATATGAAAGTGTGTCATGGCAGACCTTCATGTACATATTACTGTTGACACACTGCAGAtccaggaggagatggagatgtGGAAAATGCGTGACTGGGAGGTCCAAATGTCCCACCACAAACAGCCAGCGTGTGCGAGGTAGGAGCCACGAGCGTCCCTCTTCAGTCTGATCCGCTTAAACACAAGTGAGACCAAAAGTCTTTGAAGACATTGTTTTCTCATGAGGCTTTCAGTTTAGAGTTCTCGCTCTGTACCGGCTTCCAACATACTGACGATCGCTGTGTTCCAGAGGACATATGCACTGCGACCGAGTGTCGGGTGAGCACCCAGACCTGGGTCGAGGCTCAGAGCGGATGTCAGAACACGACGACAGAGAGGCTCGATACTGGACTCGCAAGCTGTATGACTTCGAGGCCAACGATCCTGACAGGTACCGATCATTAACACCAAATCACTCTCTTCACTCCTTGTAAATTAAATTTGTCTGTTTTGCAGATTGGTTTTGTCAGCTGTATTTTACTCGTCCTCATGGAACAAGCGTCATGTCCCCATACTCTggggaaaaataataaaaaagtacCAGACTTGGATAAAATCAACAAATTGTATTTCCTGGTTTTGTCACAGATGGGGACACAGCGGCTTCAAGGAGCTTTACCCCGAGGAGTTCGAAAGTGACGGGTAAGCAAAAAGTCTGCACTGCAGCAATGAGCAGAAGATTAGAACAGAGCCACACACAgcccacatccatccatccatcttctgcagcGCCGTGTTGGACCTCGGGTCGCAGGGGGCTGCAGTGGGTGGAGACGGGGTTCTTCACCCTGGACAGctgaccactacaccaccagACACAGCTCAGATTCATACAAGAGTCACATCAGCCTAGTTCCTGTTCATTTTtagtttcctttaaaaaaacttCTCCTTCCAAAACAGACATCTGCTACTTTCACATACATGAGCAGATTCTGATTTTAACCTTCAACTTCCAAACCCTGATTTCAATTTGAGACATATCAGGATTCGAGAACAAAACAAGCAtgcgacagcagcagctgttcagtGAAATAGAAATTTAAACTTAAGAGGAAGCTTCCCCAGAGCCCCACAGGAGATGAGAGACTTGCTCCGCTCTGTTCTTGTCGTGTACAGTGGTTGGGTTGTGCCTGTAAGGCTCGGTGTAACACCTCAGATTGTCTCACCTCTGCTGTGTTTGCTTTGGTTTCCTTTAGTGAAAAACACAGAGCCTCAAAGAAGACTGGGCACCGCAAACTTAAGAAGTCCAAGTCTGACACAGAGGCGTGCTTGTCAAAACGGTCCAAAAAAGCCTCtcgaaagaagaaaaagaaaaagaagaaaagaggtgaggaggagaagcGCAGGAAAGCAGAGTGCTGGAGCAGCGACGGCAGCAGTGATGACAGCAGCGCCAGCAATGAcaagcagaggagaagaaggactAAGAGCCGACATAAAAACAAGAAAGCTGctaaaagcagagggagggacgaggacagcagctcaggggacagcggcggcgaggcgggagGAGACAGACGGACGCACGGTCGCAAGAGACGAAGGCAGGACTCGCGCAGAGACTCAGACTCAGGGCCAGACgcaaaaaagaagaggaggaaagactGGAAAGCAGCGGGAGAGGAGAGCTCCGACGAGAGCTCTGCAGACTGAGGACGgagcaggagaaccaccacagacTCCTTTGTTGGCGTTAACAGGCGGGGGGCTTTTCTCCTCAGGGCCGCTCCGCGTCCTGTTTGATCCCACACCGTCAGACCAGCGCTGTCAGCCCCCTCCGTGGGCGTTCTGCGCCGTAATATCTCAGCGCCTCCGCAGCTCGGCGAGCCGGCGGATTGAAGATGGACGGCGGGGCTTCCACCACCTGCCTCATCAGGAATCCTGAGGGCCGCAGGCTCATCGATCCGTCATCGACTCCCGCCTCAGACCGTCCGCCGCACGCCGAGAACCCGTGTCCTGAGATAACCAGCGTTTTTAGAATGTATTGAAAAGAACTGGTGCAGCTGATCTCATCAGCAGGCGTGATAgagaaaaagatgtttttgatgcattcatgttttttattttagcatttgtgatatgtgaaaaataaagtgatttaTGCACTGTTGTATCTTGCtcgtgtttttcctctctgatgCATGTTTGACAGGTAGTCTGGGAAATACAGTAATTAGAATTTTTGGTGAAATGGTTTTCACAGTGTCACTACAAGTCTTACAAAATGTTCAATTCAGATTTTTATATTCAAGGTCTAAAGGCATAACTGAAAGTCTGGAACTGTAGCAGGTGTTTTTAACATTAATGATCAAACACTATTTCTCTGTAAATAACTGAAGCCTGGTATTAAACAAGCTATGGGCTGGATATTAaggttcataaaaaaaaaaaaatcaatagccACTTCAAATAAGTTTTACCCTCCTTTATTCTTCATTTGTTCTACTTATTGTATTTGTTGTTAattgaattttcttttctttagttGTGAGATCAGAATTAGCTGTTAAAGCTTTTAAAAGTCATTTACATGTGAACTTTAAATATAATCTACAGATCGAAGTTTCTTCATTGAAACTCTAAAACTCTCCTCTAAGAGGAGCAGAAAATACAATAATACCAAATAATGTGAATTATATGGAACATTGCAGCACAGCACTGTCACTTTGGTGTTGTGTGTTCAGAAAAGTAGGAAAACAGTTATTGTCTTCCTTGACCTGAATGTGTTCTTGGAGGATGTCGTTGTGCTTCTTTAGTTGAATTTCATGAAACTGCCGAGGCGGCACACACACGGAGTTCCTGTAGGTCTTTAAGAATGG
The sequence above is a segment of the Salarias fasciatus chromosome 14, fSalaFa1.1, whole genome shotgun sequence genome. Coding sequences within it:
- the nkapd1 gene encoding uncharacterized protein NKAPD1 isoform X1, translating into MAKQPMGKTLLRNVIRHTDAHNKIQEEMEMWKMRDWEVQMSHHKQPACARGHMHCDRVSGEHPDLGRGSERMSEHDDREARYWTRKLYDFEANDPDRWGHSGFKELYPEEFESDGEKHRASKKTGHRKLKKSKSDTEACLSKRSKKASRKKKKKKKKRGEEEKRRKAECWSSDGSSDDSSASNDKQRRRRTKSRHKNKKAAKSRGRDEDSSSGDSGGEAGGDRRTHGRKRRRQDSRRDSDSGPDAKKKRRKDWKAAGEESSDESSAD
- the nkapd1 gene encoding uncharacterized protein NKAPD1 isoform X2; this translates as MHCDRVSGEHPDLGRGSERMSEHDDREARYWTRKLYDFEANDPDRWGHSGFKELYPEEFESDGEKHRASKKTGHRKLKKSKSDTEACLSKRSKKASRKKKKKKKKRGEEEKRRKAECWSSDGSSDDSSASNDKQRRRRTKSRHKNKKAAKSRGRDEDSSSGDSGGEAGGDRRTHGRKRRRQDSRRDSDSGPDAKKKRRKDWKAAGEESSDESSAD